One genomic region from Nostoc sphaeroides encodes:
- a CDS encoding inorganic phosphate transporter, which yields MLITLLFVALLAFYVAWNLGANDVANAMGTSVGSKAVTLKQALIIAGVLEFTGAVLFGHEVTETLATKIANPALFAATPQIFVTGMVTVLISCGVWLQIATSRGLPVSSSHAVVGAIAGFSWVALGVNAIDWSSIGLITIGWVLTPLISGAIAALFYSQIKHWILDQPNQVVQLQEWIPWLSTLLLGVFGVIVLPSLTEPLTNFVIELGFNIPAYDIPLLTGTVAAVGLTIISWRQLKQTKEVFLTSQSPIPNPVEKLFARFQLLSACFVAFAHGSNDVGNAIAPLAAIVYINRTGSVPTDGITIPIWILILGGAGIVGGLAVWGKKVIATIGENIIALQPSSGFCAELATATTILIASRLGLPVSTSHALVGGVVGIGIVQNIKSIKFQTLKGIAAAWLITIPVSAVLSAAIFSIARILFL from the coding sequence ATGCTTATTACCCTACTTTTCGTCGCCCTACTAGCTTTCTACGTCGCCTGGAATCTCGGAGCAAATGATGTTGCTAACGCGATGGGAACCTCTGTAGGTTCTAAAGCTGTTACCCTCAAACAAGCACTAATAATTGCTGGAGTATTAGAGTTTACGGGTGCTGTGTTGTTTGGACATGAGGTAACGGAAACTCTAGCAACGAAAATTGCCAATCCCGCTTTATTCGCTGCTACACCTCAAATATTCGTAACTGGGATGGTAACGGTGCTAATTTCTTGTGGTGTGTGGTTGCAAATTGCCACATCACGCGGTTTACCAGTCTCATCTTCTCATGCGGTTGTTGGTGCGATCGCTGGATTTAGTTGGGTAGCTTTAGGAGTAAATGCAATCGATTGGTCATCAATTGGCTTGATTACCATTGGCTGGGTTTTAACACCATTAATTAGTGGTGCGATCGCTGCTTTATTTTACAGTCAAATCAAGCACTGGATTTTAGATCAACCCAATCAAGTAGTCCAGTTACAAGAATGGATTCCCTGGTTGAGTACTCTGCTGCTAGGTGTATTCGGCGTAATTGTATTACCATCGCTAACTGAACCGCTAACCAATTTTGTAATTGAGCTTGGTTTCAACATTCCCGCTTACGACATTCCCCTGTTAACCGGTACAGTAGCAGCAGTTGGACTCACAATCATTAGTTGGCGACAGTTAAAACAAACAAAAGAAGTCTTTCTCACTTCCCAATCCCCAATCCCCAATCCCGTAGAAAAATTATTCGCCCGATTCCAACTACTAAGTGCTTGCTTCGTCGCCTTTGCTCATGGTTCTAATGATGTGGGAAATGCGATCGCTCCTTTAGCTGCGATCGTCTACATCAATCGCACTGGTAGCGTACCTACAGATGGTATCACCATCCCAATATGGATTTTAATCCTTGGTGGTGCTGGTATTGTTGGTGGTTTAGCTGTCTGGGGTAAAAAAGTCATCGCCACTATTGGCGAAAACATTATTGCCTTGCAACCTAGTAGTGGATTTTGTGCCGAACTTGCTACTGCTACTACCATCCTCATCGCCTCCCGGCTAGGTTTACCAGTCTCCACCTCTCACGCTCTCGTCGGTGGTGTAGTTGGTATTGGAATAGTGCAAAATATCAAGTCGATTAAGTTTCAAACACTCAAAGGCATTGCCGCCGCATGGTTAATTACAATCCCCGTCAGTGCTGTCCTTAGCGCTGCCATCTTTAGCATCGCCCGGATTTTATTTCTCTAA